From the Verrucomicrobiota bacterium JB022 genome, one window contains:
- the zigA gene encoding zinc metallochaperone GTPase ZigA, producing the protein MNHTRKLPVTVLSGFLGAGKTTLLNHILNNRQGLRVAVIVNDMSEVNIDARLVEEGGAALSRQEEKLVEMSNGCICCTLRDDLLAEVRRLAQERRFDYLIIESTGVSEPLPVAETFFFRDEHGFSLEDVARLDTMVTVVDAANFQRDFSTSARLKDRGQAVGPEDQRSILDLLVDQVEFADVILLNKIDTVTEEEKQLIIARLKALNSRADLIEMERGKVDPCAILNTGKFSLEDAEQIPDWLKLAPGEHVPETEEYGITNFVYRARRPFHPQRLRQWFAQDWPGVIRSKGFFWLATRMDYVGLWSRAGAQSDVSLAGKWFAAVPRHYWPQDEDELKSVHTNWTEPHGDRRQEIVVIGFVGQMDEASLRASFDTCLLTDAEMNKGQRVWQNFPDTLPRWIG; encoded by the coding sequence ATGAATCACACACGTAAACTACCCGTTACGGTGCTGTCCGGCTTTCTCGGAGCCGGCAAGACAACCCTGCTGAATCACATTCTGAACAACCGCCAAGGCCTCCGTGTCGCGGTGATCGTCAACGACATGAGCGAAGTCAATATCGACGCCCGCCTAGTGGAAGAGGGTGGGGCTGCTCTCAGCCGTCAGGAAGAAAAGCTCGTCGAGATGAGCAACGGCTGCATTTGCTGCACCCTGCGGGATGACCTGTTGGCGGAAGTGCGCCGCCTCGCGCAGGAAAGGCGTTTCGACTACCTGATTATCGAATCGACGGGCGTGTCTGAACCCCTTCCGGTGGCGGAAACCTTTTTCTTCCGCGATGAACACGGTTTCAGCCTGGAGGACGTTGCGCGCCTCGACACAATGGTGACGGTCGTTGACGCGGCGAACTTCCAGCGCGATTTCTCGACCTCGGCCCGGCTGAAAGACAGAGGGCAAGCCGTGGGCCCCGAAGACCAACGCAGCATCCTCGACCTGCTGGTGGACCAAGTCGAATTCGCCGACGTCATCCTCCTGAACAAGATTGACACCGTCACCGAAGAGGAGAAGCAGCTCATTATCGCCCGCCTCAAGGCCCTGAACAGCCGTGCCGACCTGATTGAGATGGAACGTGGCAAAGTAGATCCATGTGCGATTCTCAACACTGGCAAGTTCAGCCTCGAGGATGCGGAACAGATACCTGACTGGCTTAAACTGGCCCCGGGCGAACATGTCCCGGAGACCGAAGAATACGGCATCACAAATTTTGTCTATCGGGCTCGACGGCCGTTTCACCCGCAGCGCCTGCGGCAGTGGTTTGCACAAGACTGGCCCGGCGTAATCCGTTCCAAAGGCTTCTTCTGGCTTGCCACCCGCATGGATTACGTTGGCCTTTGGTCGCGCGCCGGAGCTCAGTCGGACGTCAGCCTCGCTGGCAAGTGGTTCGCCGCCGTGCCGCGTCACTACTGGCCGCAAGACGAGGACGAGCTGAAGAGCGTCCACACCAACTGGACGGAACCCCACGGCGACCGCCGTCAGGAAATCGTTGTCATCGGCTTTGTTGGCCAGATGGACGAGGCCAGCCTGCGCGCAAGCTTCGACACCTGCCTGCTGACGGACGCGGAAATGAACAAGGGCCAACGCGTCTGGCAAAACTTTCCAGATACGCTTCCACGATGGATCGGCTAG
- a CDS encoding NEW3 domain-containing protein — protein MSAGPVLKAASPAGGVMGNQATATYLDENNVERTVTSNLVVTTIQQIAGLDLGTGAARRTSAGGQAAFPHSVTNMGNGQDVFSLAAANVGGDDFDFTQIRIYADVNEDGVPDNTTPLTQTPALKPGETFSFVVIAQVSPGAGNNTSGNVSLTATSVYDAGSFESITSTATVTQNAVIALTKAINNNSGAAGSGPYTYTFTFANSGNLTATDLEITDVLPAGVTYVANSGRFSGTGATALGDAAGSADDPVGAGITYEANTTVSVALASLAPGQSAQVSFQVTIDAGVAPGDIINTATYEYDDGSGSVVTAQQSNAVRFTVLDDVAVSMVGATVPSASQGGTVSFTNVVTNDGNGPDRFDIVIGANTFPAGTTFTLYKNDGLTPLMDTNGNGIPDTGVVASGASYNVILRVSLPNNVAGSTGYTVAKTAISINDPSITATVVDTLSQIVGSTMDVMNNLDDPTAPGFGPGPEALSVLSTPVNPGSTTRVTLYLKNTSSISDNYRLRVSTDGTFAAETLPAGWTVSFVNAAGARISATEVLAAGISQVVYADVTVPAGTAAGETSLYFQAYSPNTGASDTLHNSILVNAARMLSINPKNEGKVYAGGSVVYAHLLRNEGNVMEGDGVVSSISLSSSDSMGEFTSVVYYDANDDGMLGSGDPVVENLDAVGPLNPGDTVRLFVKVFAQIGVAQGASNATTLTVQTVNGSYTTTVPALVATTDLTKVVSDQIVLVKRQALDVDLDGVPDAPYSTSPITTGATPGVNVLYQIVVTNLGTENANSVEVFDATPSFTTYTTSAAAATDRGSVSSTPADGAAGTLVFAIGTLQPSQTATVTFGVRIE, from the coding sequence ATGAGCGCAGGGCCTGTTCTCAAGGCAGCCTCTCCTGCGGGCGGCGTGATGGGCAACCAAGCCACCGCCACCTATCTCGACGAAAACAACGTCGAGCGTACCGTCACGTCGAACCTCGTCGTTACCACCATTCAGCAGATTGCCGGTCTCGACCTCGGCACTGGCGCCGCCCGGCGCACGTCCGCCGGTGGCCAGGCGGCCTTCCCCCACTCCGTCACCAACATGGGTAACGGGCAGGATGTCTTCTCGCTGGCCGCGGCCAATGTGGGCGGAGACGACTTCGACTTCACCCAGATCCGTATCTACGCCGACGTGAACGAAGACGGCGTGCCGGACAACACGACGCCGCTTACGCAGACCCCGGCCTTGAAGCCGGGCGAAACGTTTAGCTTCGTCGTGATCGCGCAGGTCTCCCCCGGCGCGGGCAACAATACTTCCGGCAACGTCAGCCTGACCGCCACCAGCGTTTACGACGCAGGCAGCTTCGAGTCGATCACCAGCACCGCCACGGTGACGCAAAACGCCGTCATCGCGCTGACCAAGGCGATCAACAACAACAGTGGCGCCGCCGGCTCTGGCCCCTACACCTACACCTTCACCTTTGCCAACTCGGGTAACCTGACGGCGACGGACCTGGAGATCACCGACGTGCTGCCGGCTGGCGTCACCTACGTGGCCAACAGCGGTCGCTTCAGCGGGACTGGGGCCACGGCCCTCGGCGATGCCGCCGGCTCGGCCGACGACCCCGTTGGCGCGGGCATCACCTACGAGGCCAACACGACGGTCTCCGTCGCACTCGCTTCGCTGGCCCCAGGCCAGTCCGCCCAAGTCTCGTTCCAGGTGACGATCGACGCCGGCGTAGCCCCGGGCGACATCATCAACACGGCGACTTACGAGTACGACGACGGTTCGGGCTCGGTGGTGACGGCCCAGCAGTCCAACGCTGTCCGCTTTACGGTGCTCGACGACGTGGCCGTGTCGATGGTCGGCGCAACGGTTCCGAGCGCGAGCCAGGGCGGGACCGTCTCCTTCACCAACGTGGTGACGAATGATGGCAACGGCCCCGACCGCTTCGACATCGTAATCGGTGCCAATACCTTCCCGGCCGGCACCACCTTCACGCTGTATAAGAACGACGGGCTGACGCCGCTGATGGACACCAACGGCAACGGTATTCCCGACACGGGCGTCGTCGCCTCCGGCGCTTCCTACAATGTGATCCTGCGCGTGAGCCTGCCCAACAACGTGGCTGGCAGCACCGGCTACACCGTGGCCAAGACGGCGATCTCGATCAACGACCCGTCGATCACCGCCACGGTCGTCGACACCCTGAGCCAGATCGTGGGCAGCACGATGGATGTGATGAACAATCTGGACGACCCGACCGCCCCTGGCTTCGGGCCCGGACCGGAAGCCCTCTCCGTCCTCTCCACCCCGGTCAACCCCGGCAGCACCACCCGCGTCACGCTCTACCTGAAGAACACGAGCAGCATCTCCGACAACTACCGCCTCCGCGTGAGTACCGACGGCACCTTCGCCGCCGAGACGCTCCCTGCCGGCTGGACGGTCAGCTTCGTCAATGCCGCCGGTGCGCGCATCAGCGCCACGGAAGTGCTCGCCGCCGGCATCAGCCAGGTGGTGTATGCCGATGTGACGGTCCCCGCTGGCACCGCCGCTGGCGAGACGTCCCTCTACTTCCAGGCCTACTCGCCCAACACGGGTGCCAGCGACACGCTGCACAACAGCATCCTCGTCAACGCGGCGCGTATGCTCTCGATCAACCCGAAGAACGAAGGCAAGGTCTACGCCGGTGGTTCGGTAGTTTATGCCCACTTGCTGCGCAACGAAGGTAACGTAATGGAAGGCGACGGTGTCGTCAGCTCCATCAGCCTCAGCTCCAGCGACAGCATGGGCGAGTTCACCAGCGTCGTCTACTACGACGCCAACGACGACGGCATGCTCGGCAGCGGCGATCCCGTGGTCGAAAACCTCGACGCAGTCGGCCCGCTCAACCCGGGCGACACGGTGCGCCTCTTCGTGAAGGTGTTCGCGCAGATCGGCGTGGCCCAAGGCGCCTCCAACGCCACCACCCTCACGGTGCAAACCGTCAACGGCAGCTACACGACGACTGTCCCTGCCCTCGTGGCCACGACGGACCTGACCAAGGTCGTGAGCGATCAGATCGTGCTGGTAAAGCGCCAGGCCCTCGACGTCGACCTCGATGGCGTCCCTGACGCGCCTTACAGCACCTCCCCGATCACCACCGGTGCCACGCCGGGCGTGAACGTGCTCTACCAGATCGTCGTGACCAACCTGGGCACGGAAAACGCCAACAGCGTGGAAGTGTTCGACGCCACCCCGTCGTTCACCACCTACACGACTTCGGCTGCCGCTGCGACCGACCGCGGCTCCGTCTCCAGCACGCCGGCCGACGGCGCTGCCGGGACGCTGGTCTTCGCGATCGGCACCCTGCAACCCTCGCAGACCGCCACCGTGACATTCGGTGTGCGCATCGAGTAG